The proteins below come from a single Tribolium castaneum strain GA2 chromosome 9, icTriCast1.1, whole genome shotgun sequence genomic window:
- the LOC663583 gene encoding replication factor C subunit 4, which produces MQAFLKSGKLDNSDKSVPSSSKTSKKSKAVPWVEKYRPRTVSDVVEQSEAVSVLQQCISGADLPNLLFYGPPGTGKTSTILAAARQLFGDYYRDRILELNASDERGIQVIRDKVKTFAQLTASGTRPDGKPCPPFKIVILDEADSMTHAAQAALRRTMEKESRSTRFCLICNYVSRIIEPLTSRCTKFRFKPLNEAMILERLSFICGKENVECSDETLATLVETSGGDMRRAITSLQSCAKLKGSGVPISIDDVLEVTGVVPERWLKKFLDVCKTKDQNKLQAFLKEMMFEAYAASQILEQLNQYIVNFEGFTDQQKAIIGQKLGVVSFKLQDGGSEFIQLLDLGCSIIRAFCNV; this is translated from the exons ATGCAGGCCTTTCTCAAGTCGGGAAAGTTAGATAATAGTGATAAATCAGTGCCTTCAAGCtcgaaaacatcaaaaaagtCGAAAGCCGTCCCGTGGGTTGAAAAATA CCGTCCTAGGACAGTCTCGGACGTTGTGGAACAGAGCGAGGCTGTTTCAGTGTTACAGCAATGTATTTCAGGGGCGGATCTCCCAAACTTGTTGTTTTATGGTCCTCCTGGGACAGGCAAAACCAGCACAATTCTGGCAGCTGCAAGACAGCTTTTTGGTGACTATTACAGAGACAGAATTCTTGAACTGAATGCGTCCGATGAACGAGGAATTCAAGTTATTCGAGACAAGGTCAAGACTTTTGCACAACTAACTGCTAGCGGTACAAGGCCTGA tggTAAACCGTGCCCTCCGTTCAAAATCGTCATTTTGGATGAAGCGGACTCGATGACACACGCAGCTCAGGCTGCCTTACGTCGAACGATGGAAAAAGAGTCTCGATCAACCAGATTTTGTCTAATTTGTAACTACGTGTCACGGATTATCGAACCGTTGACATCACGATGTACGAAATTTCGATTTAAACCACTGAACGAAGCTATGATCCTTGAACGGTTGAGTTTCATATGTGGGAAAGAAAATGTCGAATGTAGCGATGAAACTTTAGCTACCTTGGTTGAGACAAGTGGGGGCGATATGAGGAGAGCCATTACTTCATTACAGAGTTGTGCGAAATTGAAAGGAAGTGGGGTTCCTATAAGTATTGATGACGTGTTGGAAGTGACCGGT GTTGTGCCAGAACGTTGGTTAAAGAAGTTTTTAgatgtttgtaaaaccaaaGATCAAAACAAACTTCAAgcgtttttgaaagaaatgatGTTTGAAGCATATGCCGCCTCACAG ATTTTGGAACAGCTCAATCAGtacattgttaattttgagGGGTTCACTGACCAACAAAAGGCGATTATTGGTCAGAAACTGGGG GTTGTGAGTTTTAAACTGCAAGATGGTGGTTCGGAATTTATTCAACTGTTGGATTTGGGGTGTTCTATAATTCGAGCATTTTGTAATGTGTAA